From one Pseudomonadales bacterium genomic stretch:
- a CDS encoding acyl carrier protein — protein sequence MNLLEDITQIVAEVLMLDDQADGFDENTALLGAIPEFDSVAVVSLVTALEDEFGCTFDDDELNADVFATIGSLTKTVEQKLA from the coding sequence ATGAACTTGCTGGAAGATATAACTCAGATTGTTGCTGAAGTTTTAATGCTTGACGACCAGGCAGACGGTTTTGATGAAAACACCGCATTGCTCGGCGCAATCCCCGAATTCGACTCCGTGGCTGTTGTCTCACTGGTCACCGCACTGGAAGACGAGTTTGGCTGCACGTTTGACGACGACGAACTCAATGCCGACGTGTTCGCCACTATCGGTAGCCTAACCAAAACTGTCGAACAAAAACTCGCCTGA
- a CDS encoding hydrolase 2, exosortase A system-associated — protein MNQPFFLKPGFIEGEKGPLFAIHHEPVIKADRNECVVVLSAFAEEMNRCRYMQNMLAQALNKQGYGLICVDPYGTGDSAGEFADADWNGWVSDSITAIHYAAELGYNKISLLGIRLGALLALAAMPSVNNVSHLLLWQPVYNGKATLTQFLRLKIAAAMARGEDGITTAQLEDEINQGSSIQIAGYDVSPGLFKGIQQAHINHHFDAIPASVSWFTVLPSADKKAPRADLQTIEKWRSKGVQINHQNIVGPAFWQAHERTLAPDLVPATLAAVIGGEAP, from the coding sequence ATGAACCAACCGTTCTTCCTCAAACCCGGCTTTATTGAAGGTGAAAAGGGCCCTCTCTTTGCCATACACCATGAACCGGTTATAAAGGCAGACCGCAATGAGTGCGTGGTCGTTCTTTCCGCATTTGCCGAAGAAATGAACCGTTGCCGCTATATGCAAAACATGCTTGCACAGGCTCTTAACAAACAAGGTTATGGCCTGATTTGCGTAGACCCCTATGGCACCGGCGACAGCGCTGGTGAATTTGCCGACGCTGACTGGAACGGCTGGGTCTCTGACAGTATCACCGCAATCCACTATGCCGCAGAACTGGGCTACAACAAAATTTCGCTACTCGGCATCCGCCTGGGCGCGTTACTGGCGCTGGCGGCAATGCCTTCGGTAAATAATGTCTCCCACCTGCTTCTGTGGCAGCCGGTATACAACGGCAAGGCGACTCTGACCCAGTTTCTGCGGCTCAAAATTGCCGCAGCCATGGCACGAGGTGAAGACGGCATTACTACCGCTCAACTGGAAGACGAAATCAATCAGGGTAGCAGCATTCAGATTGCCGGCTATGATGTCTCCCCGGGCCTTTTCAAGGGTATTCAGCAAGCACATATCAACCACCATTTCGATGCAATTCCAGCGTCTGTCTCTTGGTTTACCGTATTGCCCAGTGCTGACAAAAAAGCGCCACGAGCAGACCTGCAGACCATAGAAAAATGGCGCAGCAAAGGTGTCCAGATCAACCACCAGAATATTGTTGGCCCCGCTTTTTGGCAGGCACATGAACGCACCCTGGCGCCCGATCTTGTTCCTGCTACACTCGCCGCAGTAATCGGAGGTGAAGCGCCATGA
- a CDS encoding hydrolase 1, exosortase A system-associated, whose product MNEKAVVFSCGNDPLIGIIHQPDEPVNTGVIIIVAGGPQYRVGAHRQFVTLGRQLASKGIPTLRFDHRGTGDSSGDYRGFVDMDKDIQAAIDTLLKEYPHLEKIALWGECESASAAAFYAYNDDRVSGLFLVNPWIRTEAGQAKTYLKHYYRKRLRDPKFWKKLRSGEFSFLKSAEAYLKLHSEARKQKQSAEKPQENLKELPLPERLTKSLHLFAGNTYILTSGNDYIAQEFKDFMATSDLWKKSGINEKSTFHDMADADHTFSRTEWRVELFQHTETWLLASQ is encoded by the coding sequence ATGAACGAAAAGGCGGTTGTCTTCAGCTGCGGTAACGACCCGCTGATAGGCATCATTCACCAACCGGATGAACCCGTAAACACAGGGGTTATTATTATCGTTGCCGGTGGTCCGCAATACCGGGTTGGTGCCCACCGGCAATTCGTCACCCTTGGCCGCCAGCTGGCCAGCAAGGGGATTCCCACCCTTCGGTTTGACCATCGCGGAACCGGCGACAGCAGCGGCGATTACCGCGGCTTTGTCGACATGGACAAGGATATTCAGGCCGCCATTGACACACTATTAAAAGAATATCCGCATCTGGAAAAAATTGCCTTATGGGGCGAGTGTGAATCCGCTTCTGCCGCCGCTTTCTATGCCTATAATGACGACAGGGTCAGCGGCCTTTTTCTGGTCAACCCCTGGATACGAACCGAAGCAGGTCAGGCGAAGACCTACCTCAAACACTACTACCGCAAGCGCTTGCGGGATCCAAAATTCTGGAAAAAATTACGCTCCGGTGAGTTCTCGTTTTTGAAATCTGCAGAAGCTTATTTGAAGCTGCACTCTGAAGCCAGAAAACAAAAACAGTCCGCGGAAAAACCACAGGAAAACCTGAAAGAGTTACCTCTTCCCGAGCGCCTGACCAAAAGCCTGCACCTTTTTGCAGGCAACACCTATATTCTCACCAGCGGCAACGACTATATTGCCCAGGAATTCAAAGACTTTATGGCCACCTCTGATTTATGGAAAAAATCAGGCATCAATGAAAAATCCACCTTTCACGATATGGCCGATGCTGACCACACCTTCTCGCGCACAGAGTGGCGGGTAGAGCTCTTTCAGCACACAGAAACCTGGCTATTGGCTAGCCAATAA
- a CDS encoding lipopolysaccharide biosynthesis protein, which translates to MTSPQSDTTAPNTRFVAGTIWMVAMRWAMRFVGFFSSIILARLLAPEDFGLVAMAMMVVALIDTLSSTGVDLALIRERDTERKLYNAAWTIQVIQGAIVAVVMLCAMPFIADYFGESKLYTILTILAGAYFFQGFKNIGIVAFRKELDFAREFRFSLYVKLLSFVVTVAGALLLRDYRAIVLGMVFKSIFELILSYTMHPFRPKFSTDGMKQIWGFSQWLLVSSVGGVINGKASQFIVGGSLGTTSLGYYYLAAEVGTMFVQEIVMPIRRALFPNLSLLQDDSQRFAESGIKILGVVTLLCLPVGVGLSIVAGDIVRVLFGQNWLNTVPILQWTALIGAVAGISMSLSLVLMVRNRVNLTAIKILAETAVLIPVLVWVGKSMDPVDVARAKLLVSVAFLPVMYWLVAYTLECSTARLFSTLWRPLLAAAGMYYLDMLLLTDLQINVFLSLFLHAAAGVFSYVASLYLLWLFSGRPDSSEQIIFSIAAKLVKG; encoded by the coding sequence GTGACATCACCACAAAGCGACACAACTGCACCAAACACGCGTTTTGTAGCCGGAACCATCTGGATGGTTGCCATGCGCTGGGCAATGCGCTTTGTCGGATTTTTCAGCAGTATTATTCTTGCCCGATTATTGGCGCCGGAAGATTTCGGGCTGGTGGCGATGGCGATGATGGTGGTGGCACTTATTGATACCCTGTCGTCAACCGGCGTTGATCTGGCACTCATTCGGGAGCGGGATACCGAGAGAAAACTCTATAACGCGGCCTGGACCATTCAGGTTATCCAGGGTGCTATTGTTGCTGTGGTCATGCTCTGCGCGATGCCATTTATTGCCGATTATTTTGGTGAGTCGAAGCTGTACACCATCTTGACGATTCTCGCTGGTGCCTACTTCTTTCAGGGGTTTAAAAATATTGGTATCGTTGCCTTTCGCAAAGAGCTTGATTTTGCTAGAGAATTTCGCTTTTCACTCTACGTCAAACTGCTGAGTTTTGTGGTTACAGTTGCCGGTGCGCTGCTATTGAGAGATTACCGTGCCATTGTTTTGGGTATGGTATTTAAAAGCATATTTGAGCTTATATTGAGTTATACCATGCACCCCTTCAGGCCAAAATTTTCAACTGACGGGATGAAGCAAATCTGGGGGTTTTCTCAATGGTTGCTGGTTTCCAGTGTTGGTGGAGTGATTAATGGTAAAGCAAGTCAGTTTATCGTTGGTGGCAGCCTGGGGACGACGTCACTGGGTTATTATTACCTTGCTGCTGAAGTGGGAACCATGTTTGTACAGGAAATAGTCATGCCTATTCGTCGGGCACTGTTTCCGAACCTTTCCCTGTTGCAGGATGACAGTCAACGGTTCGCTGAAAGCGGCATAAAAATACTGGGAGTAGTGACTTTACTTTGTTTGCCTGTAGGCGTTGGGTTGAGCATTGTTGCAGGCGATATTGTACGAGTCCTGTTTGGCCAAAACTGGCTGAACACTGTGCCGATACTGCAGTGGACTGCGCTTATTGGTGCCGTTGCGGGGATTTCCATGAGCTTGAGCCTGGTTCTGATGGTCAGAAATCGGGTGAACCTGACGGCAATCAAAATACTGGCAGAAACTGCCGTCCTGATTCCGGTTCTGGTTTGGGTCGGTAAGAGTATGGACCCGGTTGATGTTGCGCGGGCCAAACTGCTGGTTTCTGTCGCTTTTCTGCCAGTGATGTACTGGTTGGTGGCCTATACGCTTGAGTGTAGTACAGCCAGGTTGTTTTCCACCCTATGGCGACCGTTGTTGGCAGCGGCTGGTATGTATTATCTGGATATGTTGCTGCTAACTGATTTGCAGATAAATGTTTTTCTGAGTCTGTTTCTTCATGCAGCAGCAGGGGTGTTCAGTTATGTGGCCAGCCTCTATCTGTTATGGCTGTTCAGTGGTCGACCCGATTCATCCGAACAGATCATTTTCAGTATTGCAGCTAAACTCGTCAAAGGGTAA
- a CDS encoding asparagine synthase, which produces MQNTENSSLPTETIAANTYGCITTGHLFSPDNTVTAAITGNPRWPSHSLQQLASDKNNAHALAAAYRQHGPELFEQLQGDFSLIIIDSSNDLFLSATDRMGQHPVYYATLNNGVVFGSSVSAVLAHPDVKREIQPQGIYDYVYFHMVPSPHSIFAGVNKLPAGHLLQYQNGRAEVKNYWQPDFKESCSTSFPDMAKQLKTELKNAVARNIRSGASVGAFLSGGLDSSSVTGMLAEACEREAHAYSIGFSAKGYDEMEYARITAKHFGVKLHEYYVTPKDVVDALPLVASSYDEPFGNSSALPAYFCAKVAAENGVQQLLAGDGGDEIFAGNERYIKQGIFENYGKIPLALRRGLIEPVTRKLPQGFPLASKANSYLDQANTPLPDRLQSYNFLHRHQPNEIFTDDFLRQVDVSAPIALQRHTYQLPEKAETLNRMLYLDWQYTLADNDLRKVSHMCALAGIDVSYPMLDDNLIAFSCSIPSAWKIKGKDLRHFYKQALTGWLPNETIHKKKQGFGLPFGVWMETHKPLQEMAYDSLLRLKRRGYLRPEFIDHAIELHRNHHAAYYGELVWILTVLELWMDKHV; this is translated from the coding sequence ATGCAGAACACTGAAAACAGCTCACTGCCAACAGAAACTATCGCCGCCAACACTTACGGGTGTATCACTACCGGGCATTTATTCAGCCCGGACAACACCGTGACTGCGGCGATTACCGGTAATCCTCGCTGGCCATCGCATTCACTGCAACAGTTAGCGTCGGATAAAAATAACGCTCACGCACTTGCTGCCGCTTACCGGCAGCATGGTCCTGAATTGTTCGAGCAACTGCAAGGTGATTTTTCATTAATTATTATTGATAGCAGTAATGATTTGTTTCTATCGGCAACGGACCGTATGGGGCAACACCCCGTTTATTACGCCACTCTCAATAACGGTGTGGTGTTCGGCTCATCAGTGTCTGCCGTTCTGGCTCATCCGGATGTCAAACGGGAAATCCAGCCCCAAGGTATCTACGATTACGTTTACTTTCATATGGTACCCAGCCCCCACTCCATTTTTGCGGGCGTAAACAAACTCCCCGCTGGCCATTTGCTCCAGTATCAAAATGGGCGGGCGGAAGTTAAAAACTATTGGCAACCCGATTTTAAAGAGAGCTGCTCTACCAGCTTCCCGGATATGGCTAAACAGCTAAAGACCGAGTTAAAAAATGCCGTCGCCCGCAATATAAGAAGCGGCGCATCTGTTGGCGCGTTTCTCAGCGGAGGACTCGACAGTTCAAGCGTCACGGGCATGCTTGCTGAAGCCTGCGAGCGAGAAGCACACGCCTATTCCATTGGTTTTTCAGCCAAGGGCTATGACGAAATGGAATACGCGCGCATTACAGCCAAACATTTTGGCGTAAAACTTCACGAATATTATGTGACACCGAAGGATGTAGTAGATGCACTACCGCTGGTCGCATCCAGTTACGACGAACCCTTTGGCAACTCATCTGCCCTGCCCGCTTATTTCTGTGCCAAAGTCGCTGCCGAAAACGGTGTACAACAATTGCTGGCAGGTGATGGTGGTGACGAAATTTTTGCAGGTAACGAGCGTTACATTAAACAGGGCATTTTCGAAAATTATGGGAAAATCCCTCTTGCTTTGAGGCGTGGGCTTATAGAGCCTGTCACCCGAAAACTGCCACAGGGGTTCCCGCTGGCCAGCAAAGCCAACAGTTATCTTGACCAGGCAAACACGCCCCTGCCCGACCGCTTGCAAAGCTACAATTTTTTGCACCGGCATCAACCGAATGAAATATTTACTGACGACTTCCTGAGACAGGTAGATGTGTCGGCTCCGATAGCCCTGCAAAGGCATACTTACCAGCTGCCGGAAAAAGCCGAAACTCTTAACCGGATGCTCTACCTGGACTGGCAATACACCCTGGCCGACAACGACCTGCGCAAAGTCAGCCATATGTGTGCCCTGGCCGGTATCGATGTCAGTTACCCCATGCTTGATGACAATCTGATCGCTTTTTCCTGCTCAATTCCCAGCGCCTGGAAAATCAAGGGTAAGGACTTGCGCCATTTCTACAAACAGGCGCTAACCGGCTGGCTACCCAACGAAACCATTCACAAGAAGAAGCAGGGTTTCGGGCTGCCTTTCGGAGTCTGGATGGAAACACATAAACCGCTGCAGGAAATGGCTTACGACAGCCTGTTGCGACTAAAACGCAGGGGTTATTTGAGGCCGGAGTTCATTGACCACGCCATTGAGCTGCACCGCAATCATCACGCAGCATACTACGGCGAGTTAGTCTGGATTTTGACCGTGCTGGAACTCTGGATGGACAAACATGTTTAA
- a CDS encoding MBOAT family protein: MLFNSFEFIFAFLPCTLLLYVLCLRRRKTEIGFAVLVSASLFFYGYWNPAYLFLILFSIFFNYYVGKLISRFSGQPSKLVMICGVGINLALLGYFKYANFFVDNINAVFSTSLQLEKIFLPLAISFFTFQQISYLVDVWEGKAREYNLLHYSLFVCFFPQLIAGPIVHHSEMLPQFMRRDALPSWTKNIAVGISIFSIGLFKKTVLADSLSAYVGPVYDSPAAGQLDFFTAWGSTLAYTFQLYFDFSGYSDMAIGCARMFGITLPLNFFSPYKANSIVDFWRRWHITLSRFLRDYLYISLGGNRRGKSRRYINLFLTMLLGGLWHGAGWTFVVWGCLHGTYLMINHAWSKLLTVARLDWRESSVYNASCWLLTFLAVVVSWVFFRAPTLEQANSILLAMSGANGVQIPAGIVARLGDVGELLQQAGVGVSYTSGSRFVENFAWIVPAALLAFFAPNLAQIFHRAEPVLYENDAAFKGFRKSKGVCEWTLSGKWAVVTALMFLFGVLTLSQVSEFLYFQF; this comes from the coding sequence ATGCTCTTTAACTCTTTCGAGTTTATTTTTGCTTTTCTTCCCTGCACGTTGCTGCTGTACGTGTTATGCCTGCGCAGGCGGAAAACAGAGATCGGCTTTGCCGTGCTGGTGTCGGCCTCTCTGTTTTTCTATGGTTACTGGAATCCGGCCTATTTATTTCTTATTCTTTTTTCCATTTTTTTCAATTATTACGTTGGCAAACTGATCTCGCGTTTTTCGGGGCAGCCTTCAAAGCTGGTAATGATTTGCGGTGTTGGGATTAATCTGGCATTGCTGGGTTATTTCAAATATGCCAATTTTTTTGTAGATAATATCAACGCTGTATTCAGTACCAGTCTGCAACTGGAAAAAATATTTTTGCCGCTGGCAATTTCATTTTTTACCTTTCAACAGATTTCATATCTGGTGGATGTATGGGAGGGTAAGGCGCGAGAGTATAATTTGTTGCACTACTCTTTGTTTGTCTGTTTTTTCCCCCAGTTGATTGCCGGGCCAATTGTTCATCACAGCGAAATGCTGCCACAGTTCATGCGTCGGGATGCGTTGCCGTCGTGGACAAAAAATATTGCCGTAGGGATCAGTATTTTCAGTATTGGCCTGTTCAAAAAAACGGTTCTGGCTGACAGTCTATCGGCTTATGTGGGGCCGGTATATGACAGTCCGGCAGCAGGGCAACTGGATTTTTTTACTGCCTGGGGCAGCACACTGGCGTATACCTTTCAGCTCTATTTTGACTTCTCCGGCTATTCGGATATGGCTATTGGTTGCGCGCGAATGTTTGGCATAACCCTGCCGCTTAATTTTTTCTCACCCTACAAAGCCAACAGCATTGTCGATTTTTGGCGGCGCTGGCATATTACCCTGTCGCGGTTTTTGCGTGATTATCTCTATATCTCCCTGGGTGGCAATAGACGAGGCAAATCACGCCGCTATATCAATCTGTTTTTGACTATGCTGCTTGGCGGGTTGTGGCACGGTGCTGGTTGGACCTTTGTTGTCTGGGGTTGTCTGCATGGCACGTACCTGATGATTAACCATGCCTGGAGCAAGTTGCTGACAGTAGCGCGGCTCGACTGGCGTGAGTCGTCTGTCTATAACGCCAGTTGCTGGCTGCTGACTTTTCTGGCAGTAGTTGTGTCGTGGGTATTCTTTCGCGCTCCAACGCTGGAGCAGGCCAATTCGATTTTGCTGGCAATGTCCGGTGCCAATGGTGTGCAAATTCCGGCCGGGATCGTTGCCAGGCTCGGCGACGTTGGCGAGCTGTTGCAACAGGCGGGCGTAGGGGTCAGTTATACCAGCGGTTCACGGTTTGTTGAGAATTTTGCGTGGATTGTTCCGGCGGCGCTGTTGGCCTTTTTTGCCCCTAATCTGGCACAGATTTTTCACAGAGCGGAACCTGTTTTATATGAAAACGATGCGGCTTTTAAAGGCTTCAGAAAATCCAAAGGTGTCTGTGAGTGGACCCTTTCGGGCAAGTGGGCTGTCGTGACTGCGCTGATGTTTCTGTTTGGTGTGTTAACACTTAGCCAGGTTTCCGAGTTTCTTTACTTCCAATTTTGA
- a CDS encoding polysaccharide deacetylase family protein, with translation MKEKFYWLARYTGIFVLCRWLTRKHIRVLAYHGIWLGEGHFGNFLYMSPARFQQRMSLLKRWGYPVVALDRVFDDSETLPDCATILTIDDGWSGTYQHMLPALERYSFPATVYITSYYCEQQVPVFDVALQYMLAITTREQLDLRAVGLENATLASLKNVEQREDARALLQRYVSGLESETERQNKMAQIGDLLGVSYAEISEQKLFHLVTMDQIADMHKRGIDIQLHTHRHRISMDGADCIAQELTDNRHALQPLVSRQLTHFCYPSGVYDESVWPQLEAAGIVSATTTETGLVSCKSHKFALPRILDGEQVTELEFEAEMSGFGEVKRIMLSMFRIGSGGK, from the coding sequence ATGAAAGAAAAGTTCTATTGGTTAGCCAGGTACACCGGTATTTTTGTCTTGTGTCGGTGGCTCACCAGAAAACACATTAGAGTGCTTGCCTACCATGGTATCTGGTTGGGCGAGGGGCATTTTGGTAATTTTCTTTACATGAGCCCCGCGCGGTTTCAGCAGAGAATGTCCCTGCTAAAACGGTGGGGGTATCCGGTTGTTGCTCTTGATCGAGTTTTTGATGACAGCGAAACGTTGCCGGATTGTGCGACGATTCTCACAATTGACGACGGTTGGTCTGGCACTTACCAGCATATGCTGCCAGCACTGGAGCGATACAGTTTTCCGGCAACGGTTTATATCACTTCCTATTATTGCGAGCAGCAGGTACCGGTGTTTGATGTTGCGCTTCAGTATATGCTGGCAATCACGACGCGGGAGCAGCTGGACTTAAGGGCTGTGGGTCTTGAAAACGCAACCCTGGCCAGCTTGAAAAATGTGGAGCAGCGAGAAGATGCGAGAGCCCTGTTACAACGCTATGTTTCCGGGCTTGAATCTGAAACAGAGCGACAGAACAAAATGGCGCAAATTGGCGACCTGCTGGGTGTTTCATACGCAGAGATATCAGAGCAGAAACTGTTTCATCTGGTGACGATGGATCAGATTGCCGACATGCATAAACGGGGGATTGATATTCAGTTGCACACACACCGGCACAGGATTTCAATGGATGGTGCAGACTGCATTGCGCAGGAGCTGACTGACAATAGACATGCATTGCAGCCGCTGGTTAGCCGACAACTGACCCATTTTTGCTACCCTAGCGGTGTTTACGATGAGTCAGTCTGGCCGCAACTCGAAGCCGCTGGTATTGTTTCGGCCACAACGACGGAAACAGGCCTTGTTTCCTGCAAATCACACAAATTTGCGTTGCCGAGAATACTGGATGGCGAGCAGGTGACAGAGCTGGAGTTTGAGGCTGAAATGTCAGGATTTGGTGAAGTGAAGCGTATAATGTTATCCATGTTTCGTATCGGTTCGGGTGGTAAATAA
- a CDS encoding polysaccharide deacetylase family protein yields MNSLLHSAVVSVLPTLLGTKNTQRLSILNYHRVLPEPDFMRMALPTVSEFEWQMELLAQHFNPLPLSEALSLMDYGELPERAVCVTFDDGYADNQALALPVLQRLGVPATIYVATGYLDGGRMWNDTIVEAMRIASKKKVDLSAIGLGIHNINGQDDRRKAAASIISEVKHWPPAKREAAIQYIAAIEMNGELPTNLMLTTEQLKGLSDSGVDIGAHTTTHPILATLELSEARKEILGSKDELESIIGKTVDNFAYPNGRPEIDYHVEHRDLAELAGYKSAVSTQWGVAAKTSDRWQLPRFTPWDKTPSRFLVRLLLNYRDPV; encoded by the coding sequence ATGAATTCATTGCTACATAGTGCCGTTGTTAGCGTTTTGCCAACCCTGCTGGGCACAAAAAACACCCAGCGCTTATCTATTCTGAATTATCATCGCGTTCTGCCGGAACCTGATTTCATGCGGATGGCGCTTCCCACCGTTTCAGAGTTCGAGTGGCAAATGGAGCTGTTGGCTCAACACTTCAATCCTCTTCCTCTTTCTGAAGCTTTATCGCTGATGGACTATGGTGAGCTGCCCGAGCGGGCAGTCTGTGTTACTTTCGATGACGGTTATGCCGATAACCAGGCGCTGGCTCTGCCTGTATTACAACGGCTAGGGGTGCCAGCGACGATTTATGTCGCAACCGGTTATCTGGATGGTGGCCGGATGTGGAATGACACCATTGTTGAGGCCATGCGAATTGCCAGCAAGAAAAAGGTAGATCTCTCTGCTATAGGGTTGGGTATTCATAACATTAATGGTCAGGATGACCGGCGCAAAGCCGCTGCTTCCATCATCAGTGAAGTGAAACACTGGCCGCCAGCGAAGAGAGAAGCAGCCATTCAGTACATTGCTGCAATTGAAATGAATGGTGAATTGCCTACAAACCTGATGTTAACAACCGAGCAGCTAAAGGGGTTGAGTGACAGCGGAGTTGATATTGGTGCCCACACCACTACGCATCCCATCCTGGCAACGCTGGAGCTGTCTGAAGCCAGAAAGGAGATTCTGGGCTCGAAAGACGAGCTTGAATCGATCATTGGAAAAACGGTTGATAATTTTGCTTACCCAAATGGCCGACCAGAGATTGATTACCATGTTGAGCACCGGGATCTGGCAGAACTTGCCGGGTATAAGAGTGCGGTTTCAACACAGTGGGGGGTGGCGGCGAAAACCAGTGACCGCTGGCAGCTTCCCCGGTTTACACCCTGGGATAAAACGCCCTCGCGGTTTTTAGTCAGGCTGCTGCTAAACTATCGGGATCCAGTCTGA
- a CDS encoding acyltransferase, giving the protein MFLSHIHNFRAYAIIGIVGAHSLHAFQWHENPWVFSFFDTLFNQSSVLFFFIAGFMFQFLSKRFEKWSYWKKKAKNVILPYLLLSIPSIYYYTTLGVQDNVWNGFYDNPLYQQIFFFLITGKHLAPFWFVPTIALFYVVAPLLIRADRDRRIYWLLPVFMVISFFIGRDGHYGPLNKAAYLFSVYLFGMFASTYHDQLLAIVKRYHWLLLAAAIALISGNIFIEGYGQYFQYVLKVLMCPLLLYYFDRAEPFINDHFSYLAHISFGIFFIHAYVLLVIKMAYLRWSGAVDFPEGNLLAYIALTASVTLGCMLIIFLCQKVTGKYSRMLLGA; this is encoded by the coding sequence ATGTTTTTATCTCATATCCATAATTTTCGGGCGTATGCGATTATCGGTATTGTCGGGGCCCACTCCCTTCACGCCTTTCAATGGCATGAAAACCCTTGGGTATTCAGTTTCTTTGATACGCTGTTCAATCAGTCTTCAGTGTTGTTCTTTTTTATTGCCGGTTTTATGTTTCAGTTCCTCAGCAAACGATTCGAGAAATGGAGCTACTGGAAAAAGAAGGCCAAAAACGTCATTTTGCCGTATTTGCTACTGTCCATTCCCAGTATTTATTACTACACGACATTGGGCGTGCAGGATAACGTCTGGAACGGTTTTTATGATAATCCACTGTACCAACAGATCTTTTTCTTTTTGATTACAGGCAAACACCTAGCACCATTCTGGTTTGTTCCTACCATTGCATTGTTTTATGTGGTAGCGCCACTTCTGATCAGAGCGGACAGGGACCGGCGAATTTATTGGCTGTTGCCAGTGTTCATGGTGATTTCTTTCTTTATTGGCAGGGATGGCCATTACGGCCCTCTCAACAAGGCTGCGTACCTGTTTTCCGTTTATTTATTTGGAATGTTTGCTTCGACGTACCATGATCAACTTCTTGCTATTGTGAAACGGTATCACTGGTTGCTGCTGGCCGCTGCTATAGCGCTTATCAGTGGAAATATTTTTATAGAAGGATACGGGCAATACTTTCAGTACGTACTGAAAGTTCTGATGTGTCCATTGTTGCTGTATTATTTTGATCGAGCTGAACCGTTTATTAATGATCACTTCAGTTATCTGGCTCATATCAGCTTCGGGATTTTCTTTATCCACGCCTATGTTCTGCTCGTTATCAAGATGGCTTACTTGCGCTGGTCTGGCGCTGTGGACTTCCCCGAAGGAAATCTACTGGCGTATATTGCCTTGACAGCCAGCGTAACACTGGGCTGTATGCTGATCATTTTTTTGTGTCAGAAGGTTACCGGTAAATACAGTCGAATGCTGCTGGGCGCGTAG